The Sporosarcina luteola genome contains a region encoding:
- the rho gene encoding transcription termination factor Rho, whose translation MSILTIASLENMTLKELYELAKEFKISYYSKLTKKELIFAILKTRAEQEGFFFMEGVLEIIQSEGYGFLRPINYSPSSEDIYISASQIRRFDLRNGDKVTGKVRPPKENERYYGLLQVEAVNGENPEVARERVHFPGLTPLYPDRHIKLETVPQKLSTRIMDLVSPVGFGQRGLIVAPPKAGKTMLLKEIANAITTNHPEAELIVLLIDERPEEVTDIERSVNADVVSSTFDEVPENHVKVAELVLERAMRLVEHKRDVVILMDSITRLARAYNLVIPPSGRTLSGGIDPAAFHRPKRFFGAARNLEEGGSLTILATALIDTGSRMDEVIYEEFKGTGNMELHLDRSLAERRIFPALDIRRSGTRKEELLLPSDQLEKLWAIRKTFSDAHDFAERFLKKLRQSKSNEEFFDKLNEEMKAHRNGKGLL comes from the coding sequence ATGTCAATTCTAACAATCGCCAGCTTGGAAAATATGACACTGAAAGAGTTATATGAGCTTGCAAAGGAATTCAAAATCTCCTATTACAGCAAACTGACAAAAAAAGAACTGATCTTCGCCATCCTAAAAACTCGTGCCGAACAGGAAGGTTTCTTCTTCATGGAAGGCGTACTTGAAATCATCCAATCGGAAGGATACGGATTCCTCCGTCCAATCAACTACTCGCCGAGCTCTGAAGACATCTACATCTCCGCTTCCCAAATCAGACGATTCGATCTGCGGAACGGGGACAAGGTGACTGGGAAAGTGCGTCCGCCGAAAGAGAACGAACGCTATTACGGCCTCTTGCAAGTGGAAGCCGTCAACGGCGAAAATCCGGAAGTTGCACGGGAACGCGTCCACTTCCCGGGACTCACGCCGCTTTACCCGGACCGTCATATTAAACTCGAAACAGTACCGCAGAAACTGTCGACCCGCATTATGGATCTGGTGTCGCCAGTCGGATTCGGTCAACGTGGACTTATCGTCGCGCCGCCGAAAGCGGGTAAAACAATGCTATTGAAGGAAATCGCCAATGCGATCACGACGAATCATCCCGAAGCGGAACTGATCGTCCTCCTAATCGACGAGCGTCCTGAGGAAGTGACGGACATCGAACGTTCCGTCAATGCCGATGTCGTCAGCTCGACATTCGACGAAGTACCGGAAAACCATGTGAAAGTCGCTGAACTCGTCTTGGAGCGAGCGATGCGCTTAGTTGAACATAAACGCGACGTTGTCATTCTAATGGATTCCATCACGAGACTTGCTCGCGCCTATAACCTTGTCATCCCGCCAAGCGGCCGTACACTGTCAGGCGGTATCGATCCAGCTGCATTCCACCGTCCGAAGCGGTTCTTCGGCGCAGCGCGGAATCTCGAGGAAGGCGGCAGCTTGACGATTCTCGCAACCGCTTTGATCGACACAGGCTCGCGTATGGATGAAGTCATCTACGAGGAATTCAAAGGGACAGGCAATATGGAACTGCATCTCGACCGCAGCCTCGCAGAACGCCGTATTTTCCCTGCGCTCGACATCCGACGCTCCGGAACTCGGAAAGAGGAACTTCTTCTCCCGAGCGACCAGTTGGAAAAACTTTGGGCAATCCGAAAAACATTTTCGGACGCTCACGACTTCGCAGAACGCTTCCTGAAAAAACTGCGACAATCGAAATCCAACGAGGAATTCTTCGACAAGCTCAATGAAGAAATGAAAGCTCATCGCAATGGGAAGGGACTACTGTAA
- the rpmE gene encoding 50S ribosomal protein L31, whose protein sequence is MRAGIHPNYKLAKVTCSCGNTFETGSVKEEIRVEVCSECHPFYTGRQKFASADGRIDRFNKKYGFKEEGQE, encoded by the coding sequence ATGAGAGCAGGAATTCATCCTAACTACAAACTTGCAAAAGTTACTTGTTCATGTGGAAACACATTCGAAACAGGATCTGTAAAAGAGGAAATCCGCGTAGAAGTTTGCTCGGAATGCCACCCATTCTACACTGGACGCCAAAAATTCGCTTCTGCGGACGGACGTATCGACCGCTTCAACAAGAAGTACGGCTTCAAAGAAGAAGGACAAGAATAA
- a CDS encoding thymidine kinase, with translation MYVTMQGGWIEVICGSMFSGKSEELIRRVRRAQFAKQKIAVFKPEIDDRYSEEAVVSHNGTTVIATPVAESTQIEQFVKDAYDIIAIDEAQFFDEGIVDVVMELADRGFRVIVAGLDQDFRGEPFGPMPQLMAVAENVTKLQAVCTVCGSPASRTQRLINGQPAGYDDPIILVGASEAYEARCRMHHEVPNGVTANVAVN, from the coding sequence ATGTACGTAACAATGCAAGGCGGCTGGATAGAAGTGATTTGTGGCAGTATGTTTTCAGGGAAATCGGAGGAATTGATCCGACGTGTGCGCCGCGCACAATTTGCGAAACAGAAAATCGCGGTGTTCAAGCCGGAAATCGACGATCGATACAGCGAGGAAGCGGTCGTCAGTCATAACGGAACGACAGTGATTGCTACACCCGTTGCCGAATCGACTCAGATTGAGCAATTCGTGAAAGACGCTTACGATATCATTGCCATTGATGAAGCTCAATTTTTCGATGAGGGCATCGTCGATGTAGTTATGGAATTAGCGGATCGCGGATTCCGCGTCATTGTGGCAGGACTTGACCAGGATTTCCGCGGTGAGCCATTCGGGCCGATGCCGCAGCTTATGGCCGTAGCGGAAAACGTCACAAAACTGCAAGCGGTCTGCACCGTCTGCGGATCACCCGCCAGCCGTACACAACGTCTCATAAACGGACAACCCGCCGGCTACGACGATCCGATCATCCTCGTCGGCGCATCCGAAGCATACGAAGCAAGATGCCGCATGCACCACGAAGTCCCTAACGGCGTTACCGCCAACGTGGCAGTTAACTAA
- a CDS encoding VanW family protein has product MKKWLVLLVLLCSVGMLGCQQQSASEQQTDSAETPAAKPTEQQEPPKQTESTKQPVGQTEIIPAPIPVINIIDPTSNKLIHTLTPIDLGYEMDIAAYIVKIEQFAKELARGIDGKAGYDQRMVLDRLDEHGNLIKGNPLILLRESVLVERIMEASASGGTIELPIDILESGYDSEDIPHLEEVAIASYTTYFNPTDAGRNKNIELSAAAINKIIVGKGDQFSFNTVVGPRDEANGYQPAPEIINKKRVMGIGGGICQTSSTLFNAVDQLPVKYIERHHHSLDIGYVPKGRDATVSYGGLDFRFRNTANAPFLIKAIYGKDFLTIEIRTAEKYVDVFK; this is encoded by the coding sequence ATGAAAAAATGGCTTGTTCTCCTTGTTCTCTTATGCTCAGTCGGAATGCTCGGCTGTCAACAACAGTCGGCGTCCGAACAACAGACAGATAGTGCGGAAACACCCGCAGCTAAACCTACAGAACAACAAGAACCCCCAAAGCAAACAGAATCGACGAAGCAACCGGTTGGCCAAACGGAAATCATACCGGCACCGATCCCAGTTATCAACATCATTGACCCGACGTCCAATAAACTGATCCACACATTAACCCCAATCGATCTAGGCTATGAAATGGACATCGCAGCGTACATAGTGAAAATCGAGCAATTTGCAAAAGAGCTCGCGCGCGGAATCGATGGAAAAGCTGGATACGACCAACGGATGGTGCTCGACAGATTGGACGAACATGGCAATCTCATCAAAGGCAACCCGCTAATCCTATTGCGTGAAAGCGTATTAGTGGAGCGGATAATGGAAGCGTCGGCTTCAGGGGGTACGATTGAACTGCCGATCGACATATTGGAGAGTGGCTACGATTCCGAAGACATCCCTCATTTGGAGGAAGTTGCAATCGCTTCATATACGACCTACTTCAACCCGACGGACGCAGGCAGGAATAAAAACATAGAACTCTCCGCTGCTGCGATTAATAAAATCATCGTCGGCAAGGGAGATCAATTTTCCTTCAACACCGTCGTCGGACCACGAGACGAAGCGAACGGGTACCAGCCGGCCCCCGAGATCATCAACAAAAAACGTGTCATGGGAATCGGCGGGGGAATTTGCCAAACATCCTCAACCCTATTCAACGCCGTCGATCAACTTCCGGTGAAATACATCGAACGACACCATCATTCATTAGATATCGGCTACGTCCCGAAAGGCAGAGATGCAACCGTCTCCTACGGCGGCCTGGACTTCAGATTCCGAAATACTGCGAACGCTCCATTCCTTATCAAAGCTATTTATGGCAAGGATTTTTTAACGATCGAAATTAGGACAGCGGAAAAATATGTAGACGTTTTTAAGTGA
- a CDS encoding nuclease-related domain-containing protein, protein MLLKKRSEPLSLLGLQSLINRLPTNHEQYSKIEEDLRKRKAGFGGELNFDKHINEFRPNYPFGLIHDICLLYNGIYFQMDSVLIQPDKIIIFEIKNLGGKLTVKASPTQFIQEIKGERKIIQSPIIELERKMIFMDRWLKERGLDCPIKGMIGLAYTNELFIEEEINTDILFTHEIPIRLYNMAATDEILSRNNIRNIARDIVDSHQEYNPFPLTKTLNIAKEDIIPGVICPECKLNGMKWFQKKWRCHGCTYQAADCHLPLIDDWFYIMDSGITNRQFRSFSGIQNQDVAKRILKKTGLVMKGRRRTAFYIR, encoded by the coding sequence ATGTTACTGAAAAAACGGAGCGAACCGTTATCCTTGCTAGGCTTACAGTCATTAATCAACAGGCTGCCTACCAACCACGAGCAATATTCAAAAATCGAGGAAGATCTTAGAAAAAGAAAAGCTGGATTCGGGGGTGAATTGAATTTTGACAAACATATAAATGAATTTCGACCAAACTATCCATTCGGCTTAATCCATGATATTTGCCTTCTATACAATGGAATTTACTTTCAAATGGATTCAGTGCTGATTCAGCCAGACAAAATTATCATCTTCGAAATTAAAAATCTTGGTGGAAAACTCACTGTCAAAGCAAGCCCAACGCAGTTCATTCAGGAAATCAAAGGAGAAAGGAAAATTATTCAAAGTCCAATCATCGAGCTTGAACGTAAAATGATATTCATGGACAGATGGTTAAAGGAGAGAGGGCTGGATTGTCCTATAAAAGGAATGATTGGACTGGCCTACACGAACGAATTGTTTATCGAAGAAGAAATAAATACTGATATTTTATTCACTCATGAAATCCCGATCAGGTTGTATAACATGGCAGCCACTGATGAAATATTGAGTAGAAATAACATCAGAAATATTGCCCGCGATATTGTGGATTCACACCAGGAATATAATCCATTTCCTTTGACAAAGACGTTAAACATAGCCAAGGAAGATATAATCCCAGGTGTGATTTGTCCAGAATGCAAACTAAACGGAATGAAGTGGTTCCAGAAGAAATGGCGTTGTCACGGCTGTACTTATCAGGCAGCTGATTGTCATCTGCCTCTTATCGATGATTGGTTCTATATAATGGACAGCGGTATTACCAATCGTCAATTTCGTTCGTTTTCGGGTATTCAAAATCAAGATGTTGCTAAAAGGATTTTGAAGAAGACAGGTCTTGTCATGAAAGGTAGACGCAGGACAGCTTTTTACATAAGGTGA
- the prfA gene encoding peptide chain release factor 1, producing the protein MFERLQAVEDRYERLNELLSDPDIVSDMTKLRTYSKEQSDLQDTVDAYREYKSATKQYDNAKEMLEEHLDNEMKELVKMELDELDDQIEALEKRLKLLLVPKDPNDDKNVIMEIRGAAGGDEAALFAGNLYRMYSRFAEMNHWKVEVMDSSPTELGGFKEIIFMINGNGAYSKLKYENGAHRVQRVPETESGGRIHTSTATVAVLPEAEEVEIDIHDKDIRTDTFASSGPGGQSVNTTMSAVRLTHLPTGITVSCQDEKSQIKNKEKAMKVLRARIYDKFMQEAQAEYDEKRKSAVGTGDRSERIRTYNFPQNRVTDHRIGLTIQKLDQIIEGKLDEVIDALNVEDQARRLESLDQND; encoded by the coding sequence ATGTTTGAAAGGCTTCAAGCCGTTGAGGATCGATATGAGCGATTAAATGAATTGCTGAGTGATCCGGATATTGTGAGTGATATGACTAAGCTGCGGACGTATTCGAAGGAGCAGTCCGATTTACAGGATACCGTCGATGCGTACCGCGAATATAAAAGCGCAACAAAGCAGTATGACAATGCGAAGGAAATGTTGGAAGAGCATTTGGACAATGAAATGAAAGAACTTGTCAAAATGGAACTCGACGAGCTCGATGATCAGATCGAAGCGCTTGAAAAGCGACTGAAGCTATTGCTTGTCCCGAAGGATCCGAACGATGATAAGAACGTCATCATGGAAATCCGCGGGGCGGCGGGAGGCGACGAAGCGGCGCTGTTTGCGGGGAACTTGTACAGGATGTACAGCCGGTTCGCGGAAATGAACCATTGGAAAGTCGAAGTGATGGATTCCTCGCCGACGGAACTTGGCGGCTTCAAGGAAATCATTTTTATGATCAACGGGAATGGCGCGTATTCCAAACTTAAATATGAAAACGGCGCGCATCGTGTACAGCGTGTACCGGAAACTGAATCGGGCGGCCGGATCCATACGTCGACCGCCACTGTCGCGGTGCTGCCGGAAGCGGAGGAAGTCGAAATCGACATCCACGATAAGGACATCCGCACCGACACATTTGCATCTTCCGGACCGGGTGGGCAATCCGTCAACACGACAATGTCTGCCGTCCGCTTGACGCATTTACCGACAGGGATCACCGTCTCGTGCCAGGATGAAAAATCGCAGATCAAAAACAAAGAGAAGGCGATGAAAGTCCTGCGCGCCCGCATTTACGATAAATTCATGCAGGAAGCGCAAGCCGAATACGACGAAAAGCGGAAATCCGCTGTCGGGACGGGCGACCGTTCCGAACGGATCCGCACATACAACTTCCCGCAAAACCGCGTGACGGATCATCGGATCGGGCTCACGATCCAAAAGCTCGACCAGATCATCGAAGGGAAGCTCGATGAAGTGATTGACGCACTCAACGTCGAGGACCAGGCAAGACGGTTGGAAAGCTTGGATCAGAATGACTGA
- the prmC gene encoding peptide chain release factor N(5)-glutamine methyltransferase: MTEQIYKALNKAKSLLDSKDLDAHAAQLLMEHVTKKSGAALLADLREPLTPEQQTAFWNKTEDLLTGKPVQHIIGTEQFYGLSFEVNEHVLIPRPETEELVLGALERSRRIPGKCRVADIGTGSGAIAIAFKKERPEALVTATDISEAALKVAKRNAELNEVEVDFRLGNLTEPIKTEKWDVVLSNPPYIAVEESQEMSRTVVDFEPHNALFADDDGLFFYKKLAQELPPLMENRSLIGVEIGYLQGSQVSELFQKAFPDARVSIVKDVNGKDRMIFCEIGE, from the coding sequence ATGACTGAACAAATATATAAAGCTTTAAATAAAGCGAAATCCCTTCTCGATTCAAAAGACTTGGACGCGCATGCCGCGCAGCTGCTCATGGAGCATGTCACAAAAAAATCCGGCGCCGCGTTACTCGCGGACTTGCGAGAACCGCTCACGCCTGAACAACAAACCGCTTTCTGGAATAAAACCGAGGACCTGCTTACAGGCAAGCCCGTCCAGCATATTATCGGCACGGAACAGTTTTACGGACTGTCGTTCGAAGTGAATGAACATGTGCTCATCCCGCGCCCTGAAACGGAGGAGCTCGTCCTCGGCGCACTCGAACGGAGCCGCAGGATTCCTGGAAAATGCCGCGTGGCGGATATCGGTACAGGGAGCGGCGCGATCGCGATTGCCTTCAAAAAAGAACGGCCCGAAGCGCTTGTCACGGCGACGGACATCAGTGAAGCGGCTCTCAAAGTCGCGAAGCGCAATGCGGAGCTGAACGAAGTCGAAGTCGATTTCCGGCTCGGCAATCTGACGGAGCCGATAAAAACGGAAAAATGGGACGTCGTCCTGTCGAATCCCCCGTATATCGCCGTGGAAGAATCGCAAGAGATGTCGCGCACTGTGGTCGATTTCGAGCCGCATAATGCACTTTTCGCGGATGATGACGGGCTTTTCTTCTATAAGAAGCTTGCGCAAGAATTGCCGCCGCTTATGGAAAATCGATCGCTCATCGGTGTCGAGATCGGCTATCTTCAGGGATCACAAGTGAGCGAATTGTTCCAGAAGGCGTTTCCGGACGCGCGGGTTTCTATCGTAAAAGACGTGAACGGAAAAGATCGAATGATATTTTGCGAGATTGGTGAATAA
- a CDS encoding stage II sporulation protein R, translating into MLQDYEIMNLKPNKRMDRLMAVVEFILVLFLIQSALLLFTGQAEQEEEIRFRILAHSNAPADQNLKEEIRLVIEPMINQAISQAESKSEIVDNLKAIEATVLQIAQSMADGQDVSFERTAALFPPKRSGLVITPQAPYDAYILKIGSGRGDNWWCSLFPRVCFPDKDVEESDDEKVTFFVWEWIKSLFE; encoded by the coding sequence ATGTTGCAAGACTATGAAATTATGAATCTAAAACCAAATAAGCGAATGGATCGTTTGATGGCGGTAGTCGAGTTCATTCTCGTGCTATTCCTCATCCAATCCGCGTTGCTGTTATTTACGGGGCAGGCTGAACAGGAAGAGGAGATCAGATTCCGGATCCTTGCGCATTCAAATGCGCCTGCTGACCAGAACTTGAAGGAAGAAATCCGGCTAGTTATCGAGCCGATGATCAATCAAGCGATTTCGCAAGCAGAGTCGAAATCCGAAATTGTGGATAATTTGAAAGCGATAGAAGCGACCGTTCTACAGATCGCGCAATCGATGGCGGATGGACAGGATGTAAGCTTTGAACGGACGGCAGCCCTGTTCCCGCCGAAGCGTTCCGGTTTGGTCATCACGCCTCAAGCGCCGTATGACGCGTATATTTTAAAAATCGGCAGTGGGCGAGGGGATAATTGGTGGTGTTCTTTATTCCCGAGAGTCTGTTTTCCTGACAAAGATGTGGAAGAATCAGACGATGAAAAGGTCACTTTCTTCGTTTGGGAGTGGATAAAGTCGTTGTTTGAATAA
- a CDS encoding L-threonylcarbamoyladenylate synthase, with protein METEILSVDNDMDNSVSYQQAVDILKSGGVVAFPTETVYGLGALATDAVAVQRIFEAKGRPSDNPLIVHIGNKIDVDNYAVDVPEIAGKLMDAFWPGPLTLVFHKRPGVIAENVTPGFDTVGIRMPDHPVALKLLRTLSGPLAAPSANRSGKPSPTEAGHVLTDLEGRIPLIVDGGRTGVGVESTVLDMTASPPEILRPGGVTREMIEDVIGPVRAEGKSPGAADEEAPRAPGMKYMHYAPESPLYVIRPDETVIREAVKQLHIEGKRVAVIGPDEFDIADADWYFAVGPLNNNEAIAVNLYGALRQCDLTDADLILAAETDYEGVGQAVMNRLLKAADGKRFNG; from the coding sequence TTGGAAACTGAAATTCTTTCAGTGGATAACGATATGGATAACTCAGTTAGTTATCAACAAGCTGTGGATATTTTGAAAAGTGGAGGCGTTGTCGCGTTCCCGACCGAAACGGTGTATGGCCTCGGAGCGCTTGCGACGGATGCGGTTGCCGTGCAGCGGATCTTCGAAGCGAAGGGGCGCCCGTCCGACAACCCGCTCATCGTACATATTGGCAATAAAATAGATGTGGATAACTATGCGGTAGATGTGCCGGAAATCGCAGGCAAGCTGATGGACGCATTTTGGCCTGGCCCGCTGACGCTCGTCTTCCATAAGAGGCCCGGTGTGATCGCGGAAAACGTTACACCGGGCTTCGACACGGTCGGTATCCGGATGCCTGATCATCCAGTAGCACTTAAATTGCTGCGCACGCTTAGCGGTCCGCTTGCCGCGCCGAGTGCGAATCGCAGCGGAAAACCGAGCCCGACGGAAGCAGGGCATGTTCTCACTGATCTCGAAGGACGGATTCCGCTCATCGTCGACGGCGGCCGCACCGGTGTCGGCGTTGAATCGACTGTGCTCGACATGACCGCTAGTCCACCCGAAATTCTACGGCCAGGTGGCGTGACGCGCGAGATGATCGAGGATGTGATTGGTCCCGTTCGCGCTGAAGGCAAGTCGCCGGGCGCCGCCGATGAGGAAGCGCCTCGTGCACCTGGCATGAAATACATGCATTACGCCCCGGAGTCTCCGCTGTACGTCATCCGTCCTGACGAAACGGTGATCCGGGAAGCGGTCAAGCAACTTCACATCGAAGGGAAGCGGGTTGCCGTCATCGGTCCCGACGAGTTCGACATCGCGGATGCGGATTGGTATTTCGCGGTAGGTCCGCTCAATAACAACGAGGCGATTGCAGTGAATCTGTACGGAGCGCTCCGGCAATGCGATTTGACGGACGCCGATCTTATCCTCGCTGCGGAAACGGATTATGAAGGAGTCGGCCAAGCTGTCATGAATCGCCTACTGAAAGCGGCGGATGGAAAGCGGTTCAACGGATAA
- a CDS encoding manganese efflux pump MntP gives MLEIFAASVTTIDVIVVLSLLQLRKGRLVLALWITFLNILLPFAGFVMGDWSAELFSVWSHMLSGVLLALIGIHMLLHDDDNSMLKRRLHPAIIALAVSLDTFSISVSFGMLHLNKVLFILASGVLSFIFSCVALYFGRFLSIKNGRLLRIIAGLALLTMGILSCF, from the coding sequence TTGTTGGAAATATTCGCTGCAAGCGTTACGACAATCGATGTCATCGTCGTGTTATCGTTATTACAGTTGCGGAAAGGAAGGCTCGTCCTCGCGCTGTGGATAACATTCCTGAATATATTGCTGCCGTTCGCGGGCTTTGTCATGGGAGATTGGTCCGCCGAACTGTTTTCGGTGTGGAGTCATATGCTATCCGGCGTCCTGCTTGCGTTGATCGGCATCCACATGCTTCTGCACGACGATGATAACAGCATGCTGAAACGGCGGCTCCACCCGGCCATCATTGCGCTCGCCGTCAGCTTGGACACTTTCTCGATCAGCGTTTCTTTCGGTATGCTCCATTTGAATAAAGTACTGTTCATCTTGGCATCCGGAGTCCTATCGTTCATTTTTTCCTGCGTGGCACTTTATTTCGGGAGATTCTTAAGCATTAAAAACGGCAGGCTGCTTCGCATCATTGCCGGCTTGGCTTTGTTGACCATGGGGATATTGTCATGTTTCTGA
- a CDS encoding low molecular weight protein arginine phosphatase has translation MNIYFICTGNTCRSPMAEAILRSKEIEGVTVRSAGVSAVDGLPIALNAQTLIEEADMPYTHVSNAVNAEDLEWADLVLTMTMSHKEQLLHLFPEAAEKTFTLKEYATPGEFGDVHDPYGGSLATYRTTFDELDGLIERLKLKLTEDGE, from the coding sequence ATGAATATTTATTTTATTTGCACAGGAAATACATGCAGGAGTCCGATGGCGGAGGCGATTCTCCGTTCAAAAGAGATAGAAGGTGTAACGGTCCGGTCGGCTGGGGTCAGTGCGGTTGATGGGTTGCCGATTGCTTTGAATGCGCAGACGCTTATTGAAGAGGCGGACATGCCGTATACGCACGTGTCCAACGCGGTCAACGCGGAAGATTTGGAATGGGCGGACCTCGTGCTGACGATGACGATGTCGCATAAGGAGCAGTTGCTGCATTTATTCCCGGAAGCCGCTGAAAAGACGTTTACGCTGAAAGAGTACGCAACGCCCGGTGAATTCGGAGATGTGCATGATCCGTACGGCGGCAGCCTTGCCACTTACCGTACGACATTCGATGAATTGGACGGGTTGATCGAGCGATTGAAGTTGAAGCTGACGGAGGATGGGGAATGA
- a CDS encoding methyl-accepting chemotaxis protein: MKKKFGLRKKMVLFVTVLAVITYSTSALFINYIRPEFFPNVQPFVFEISTYAMGIIWSGILAALFSTILTKPLQNLEKAAIEVADGKIGTDIELPKSSDEIRSVAEAFQQLVVNLRTIVTEIETNFEKTAQTVDKLSGETSSAALQADAVASTIMEISSGAEASAVAIQETAEAIEDVRMLAAEVSSRAEDSSEQSKEMLAELGRTTEVFRTLVKGIRDMSDQSEQSLGTIRELDQNAQKIGEIVQLVGSIAGQTNLLALNASIEAARAGEHGKGFAVVAEEVRVLADESAKAVHSIDELVKTIQSDVSKVVKEMEKQVSTAANEANRADATSGNVEAMAAKVNGMADSVVKISELVEHQLSNIETTAMQSQEVAAIAEQTSAGAEEVRAATEEQVKSIEQTDIMANQLKKQSEDLYKVISQFDRSGE; this comes from the coding sequence ATGAAGAAGAAGTTCGGTTTGCGCAAAAAGATGGTTTTATTTGTAACGGTGCTTGCAGTTATCACGTATTCAACGAGTGCCTTGTTCATCAACTATATCCGGCCGGAGTTCTTTCCAAATGTCCAGCCGTTTGTATTTGAAATCAGTACATATGCAATGGGGATAATTTGGTCGGGCATTTTGGCGGCCCTGTTCAGCACGATATTGACGAAGCCGCTGCAGAACTTGGAGAAAGCGGCGATTGAAGTGGCGGATGGCAAGATCGGTACAGATATCGAGTTGCCGAAGTCATCCGACGAAATCCGCTCTGTTGCGGAAGCGTTCCAGCAGCTTGTCGTCAATTTACGGACGATTGTCACGGAAATCGAGACGAATTTCGAGAAGACGGCACAGACGGTCGATAAATTATCGGGTGAGACAAGCAGTGCGGCATTACAGGCGGACGCGGTCGCTTCAACGATCATGGAAATTTCCTCGGGTGCGGAGGCTTCTGCAGTCGCAATCCAGGAAACCGCGGAGGCGATTGAGGATGTGCGGATGCTTGCCGCTGAAGTGAGCAGCCGTGCGGAAGATTCATCCGAACAGTCAAAAGAGATGCTAGCGGAACTCGGACGTACAACAGAAGTGTTCCGGACGCTCGTCAAAGGGATCCGGGACATGTCCGATCAAAGCGAGCAGTCGCTCGGCACGATCCGTGAACTTGACCAAAATGCACAGAAGATCGGCGAAATCGTCCAGCTCGTCGGCAGCATCGCAGGCCAGACGAATCTGCTTGCGTTGAACGCATCCATCGAAGCGGCGCGTGCCGGGGAGCATGGAAAAGGCTTTGCGGTCGTCGCAGAGGAAGTACGTGTTCTTGCCGATGAAAGTGCGAAAGCGGTTCATAGCATCGATGAACTCGTGAAAACGATCCAATCCGACGTCTCAAAAGTCGTGAAGGAAATGGAAAAGCAAGTGAGCACGGCAGCAAACGAAGCGAACCGTGCCGATGCAACGAGCGGCAACGTCGAAGCGATGGCGGCAAAAGTGAACGGCATGGCCGATTCCGTCGTCAAAATTTCGGAACTCGTTGAACACCAGTTATCCAATATCGAAACGACCGCCATGCAATCACAGGAAGTCGCAGCGATTGCGGAACAGACATCGGCTGGCGCAGAAGAAGTGCGCGCCGCCACGGAAGAGCAAGTTAAATCAATTGAGCAGACGGATATTATGGCAAACCAATTGAAGAAACAATCCGAAGATCTCTATAAAGTCATCAGCCAATTCGATCGTTCAGGAGAATAA
- the rpiB gene encoding ribose 5-phosphate isomerase B produces MKIAISSDHGGNRLRHEIMDLLSELGLDYEDFGPDSDESVDYPDFAKPVADGVASGKFDRGILICGTGIGMSIAANKVKGIRCALVHDVFSAKATRGHNDSNILAMGERVIGPGLAREVVTAWLDTSFEGGRHERRVAKLSELEN; encoded by the coding sequence ATGAAAATCGCAATCTCTTCGGATCATGGCGGCAACCGCTTGCGCCATGAAATCATGGACTTATTATCGGAACTCGGATTGGATTATGAAGACTTCGGTCCGGACTCCGATGAATCGGTCGATTATCCGGATTTCGCCAAACCAGTAGCGGACGGCGTCGCAAGCGGGAAGTTCGACCGGGGCATCCTCATTTGCGGAACAGGGATCGGCATGTCGATCGCTGCGAACAAAGTGAAAGGTATCCGTTGTGCACTCGTCCACGACGTCTTCAGCGCGAAGGCGACGAGAGGGCATAACGACTCGAATATCCTTGCTATGGGCGAACGCGTCATCGGACCGGGTCTAGCAAGAGAAGTGGTGACAGCTTGGCTGGACACGTCATTCGAAGGCGGCCGTCACGAGCGCCGCGTCGCCAAATTGTCAGAGCTTGAAAATTAA